DNA sequence from the Dryobates pubescens isolate bDryPub1 chromosome 8, bDryPub1.pri, whole genome shotgun sequence genome:
AGCCATGCCTTTCTGCTTCATCCAGGTCTCTACTCTCCAAAGACCTCccatcacccccccccccactctccACCACAAACACAAGCTCAAAGCTTGCATCAAAGCTCATTCTCTGCCATACCTCCACCCTTCCTTCAGCAGAAAGGGCTCAGCTTGCACCTCAGCCTGGAGTCTGATGCTTACAAACATTCACTTTGATTCTTTCTCCTCCGAGCGCTTCTCTGAAGCCGTGTGTGGGCACGGGGACCTGCAAAACCAGCAACTGACTACGCTCACTAGTGGGACAGTTCGAGGGTGCCCGCGGGGGCTCTCTCATCGTGCCAGGTAGGATGCTGCGATTACGGGGAGGTGACGTTTGTTAATTAGCGGGAGAGGCACGGAGCGCAGGTTTGATGACGATTTGCTTCCCGACCAAGGTACCTGCTGGGATGTTTGCCTTCAGACCTGCAGGGCAGAATGTTACACCCTAATTAAATACCCCGCTGTTAACCAGGCAAGACGGCCGCTCTCCCCCACCGCCCCCCGCGGTACAGCACCGGGCTGGACCCCCGCGACGGCCGCCGCTGCTTTCCCCTCCACCTCAGGGGGCGGCAGAGGGCAGCGCTGCCCCGCTGCAACCAGCCGGGGACCCCCgcgagccccctccccagccccgctcTCCGCCCGGTGCTTGCTTTAACACCCCCGTCTCTCCACCCCTCAATTAGATCTCGCCGGCAATCCGTTTCCGTAAAAATCACatatagatatatttttttttcttacaataAACAAATACAGTGCATCTAATGCTGCGCAACTCCCGCGGCCCGACGCCGGGCTCCGCGCGGGCCAGCGCGCCCCGGCCGCCACCGGCGGCACTCCACCGGCCCGGCGCACCCGCTCGCCAGTCTCCGCCTTTAATATATTAATGTGTGAGGAGAACATAAAACGCCATCCGCTTTaaagacaaaaacaaacaacccaaaaggaAACCAGACGGGAGGAggccggggccgcccccggGGGTCCCGGCGCCTAACGGCCCTTCTTCCCCAGGACGGTCCGGGCGTGTTTGAGCTGTTTAGCCGCCTGCATTTTGGAGAGGGGACAGTATTTGATGGTGTGGGCATTGTCACCGCTGGCACCGCAGAGGGGGCAGGTGTAGCGTCGCAGCACCGGGCAAAGAACGCGGCCGTCGGGTCCCTTGAGGATGTGGGTGGTGTAGAGGGCCACGGCCTCCTTGTTGTTCCGGCAGAAGACGCAGACCTGCAGCTCGGGTTTAAGCAAGCGGGAGGCGGCCCGCGGGTGGGTCGGCAGCCGCCCCGCCACCACCACCCCGCCCCAGGCGTGGGGCGAGCCCTCCCGGCCCGGGTGCTCCCCCGAGCAATCCAACACCACGGCGGCGGGGCCGCCGCGCCCGGGGAAGGGGCTAAAGTCGGCGAAGCGCTCCTCCAACAGGCCCTCgctgtggtggtgatgatggtggtggtggtggtgatgcccGCACAGGGCCAGGTCGTGCAAGTCCAGCGCGCCCTCGAAGTACGCCCCCCCcgtctcttcctcctcctcttcttcctcctcctcctcctcggccGGTGGCACGGCAGCCGCCACCACCACCGAGGGGGGCTCGGCGCTGAAGCCCTTGCCGGGGCGCACGGCCTTGGTGATGAGCGTGGCTAGCCCCAGGTAGTCGTTCCAGGAGTTGAAAACGTTCCCACAGGCGCTGTGACTCCGGCCGCCGTAGCGAGCGCCCGGCAGGCACTCTACGGGCGGAAGGTGCCGGTGCTGCTCCAGCTTACCGCCAGGGAAAGCCTCCATGGGGGCGTACAGCCGCCCGGGAGCGCCCGCTCCCCCGAGCGCCGTGCGGGGCTGCGCTGCCAGACCCAGCACCGcccgctcccgccgccgcctctGCGAGCGCGCGGCCGCGCGGCGCGGCTCAAAtagggggcggcggcggcgagcgGCCGGGAGGGGGCGGCCCCCGCGCTCCCATTGTCCGCTGGCCAGAGCCCGCTAACGCTCATTGGCTGGCGGGCCGAGGGGAGGCGCGGGGCGGTGGCAGGGGTGGGGCGCGCGCGCTCCGGCGGGGCAGGTGTGGCGGCACGTGCGGGCGGGGCAGAGCGGCGCCGGAGCCTGGGGACACCCATCGGGAGCCCCGGGACACCCATCGGGAGCCCGGGGACACCCATCGGGAGCCCCGGCACACCCATCGGGAGCCCCGGGACACCCATCGGGAGCCCGGGGACACCCATCGGGAGCCCCGGCACACCCATCGGGAGCCCCGGCACACCCATCGGGAGCCCCGGGACACCCATCGGGAGCTCCCCCACCCATCGGAACTCCCCTCGGCGGCGGGGTCTGACTGGGGAGAGCGGGCAGGGCGCAGGAGCGGCGCCACGGAGCGGTCCGTGTGGGAGCCGTCGGGAGGAGCGCTGCCGCTCAGAGCGCGCGCTGGCAGGGACGGGTCTGCGTTGGCTCAGAGTTCTTTtgactggaaaagatctttaagatcatcagctACAACcgttcacccagcactgcccaatGCACAGCTAAACcgtgcccctcagcaccacgtctaggtcgcttttaaatcccttcagcgatggtgactccgcccccgccctgggcagcctctttcaCTGcacaactcttttttttttgggtggggggaagaaatttttcctaatatctgacataaacctcccctgaagtAACTggaggccgtttcctctcaccctgttgcttgctacttgggagaagTGACTGATTcctacctcactgcaacctcctttcagggagttgtagagagcaatgaagcctcccctcagcctcattttcGCCAACCTAAACAACCacagtcccctcagctgctcctcctaagGCCTGTTCTCCACCTgcttcgttgcccttccctggacctgctccagcacatcaatatccttcttgtagtatGTTCCCAAAattgaacccagtattcaaggtgtagCTTCACCAGAGCTGAGAAGACAAGGGATGATCATGATTCTTCTCCAGTTTCAGCAGAACGATGAAAGGATAAAACACATTTAGCAGCTCTAACTtggtctaacagttgtgtacatggagatgttaggttatggttggactcaatgatttttaaggtcttttccaaccaggtgattctgtgtttaCACAACCCCAAATGGAAGGAGTGAGAAATGAGCTGGGAAGCTCAAGGAGGGCGAGCAAGGCCTTCCTGTAGGTGCAAGCAGGTTGCATGGGGCAGGAGTGGTTTCTTCTTTGTATTGCTTCTTCCTAAGTGGGTTTGATGTCATCTAAGGCTAATGAAAGTTTTGGATTGGGTCTTAAAAGAGGTCTGGGCACTCACTGGGGTGCTGCTTCAGTGTGTGGTACTGGTCTGGTGAATTGAACCCAGAAAAAGGGATGTGGCTGACCTACACTGCAGCTGTGAGCGTGTTGTGTGTGATAGGCGCACGTAGAGGGTACCATGTGAGGGACAGCAGATAGCAGGAAGGGCACAGGTGTCTTGCAGCACTCACCTGTTTAGCCTAACAAGTCCAGGTTTCAGtggcccagctcccacccctctgccctgtgcttgcagtgcagctgctgtgctgctggactgggagctgtggcagggagatGCCTCtgacaacccccacctggtcaGACCCCCAGAAACCAGATCCTTCTCCAGGAATCAGCATGTGCACCCTTTCCTGTTTGGACAAGAGGGGTTAAAAATGCAGCTGCAATTAAAAGTCCTGTTAATTCCCAGCCCCTGGtaagagctgctgggctgagcacagTGGGTGGAGTTTTGTCAGCAGTAAATCTGTCTCCCTGAGCATGGCCTTGATTTGTAGGTGTGACAGgcactgccccccagcaggTAAAGCAGCTTGACAGTGTGGTCTGTCTGCGGCCGAAATTGGCAGGTTTCATGAGCTCAGATACCAGAAATACCTCCCTTGGGGCTAGCTCTCTTGCCTGCTAGGCCTTGATGTGTCTCTCCAGCCACGTAAAGTGGCTGGGAAGTGAGTCTGCCAAAGACCAATGAGCAGTGTGGAAGGCTTCAGAGAGTGGAGCCAGCTGGAAGGAGCATTTCAGATGCTGTGGTTGGAGAACAGGGCTCCTTTCTGTCCTGAGAACATCTGCAatagaatctagctcaggttgcacaggaacacatccagatgggtcttgaaagtctccagagcaggagactccacaacctctctggggagcctgttccagtgctctgtcacccttacagtaccTCCTCATGCTGggggtggaacctcttgtgctgcagtttctatccattgccccttctccatGGTTCAGTATGTGACAGGCCTTTTCTGTCTTCAGCAGAGcatgccagggctggctggcacagAGGCCCGGGGACATTGCCTCTCTGAACACAAATAGATGTCCTGATACTCACGGGAGGTGAGCACCGGGAGgttgtgctggagccagtggggAGTGACAGAAGTCACGAATGACTGCAACAGTGCAGGGTGAtcagtcagagtggctgagcaCCACATCCTGGGGCCACTGCTGTCACTCACCCTCCTCTCTAGGCATTTTAAGAGGAAATCTTGGAGAGCTGAATAATTTCAGATCACACCACGCTGCAGCAGTGTaagcagctgtggtgggttgaaattaccctcaaaataaaattgtcagaccagctcagttggaagcaaatgaagctatgtttacaagcacactaaaatctagaaatatgagaTGCAATGAATAgctacaaaatatacaatatttacaatttatgaacagcacaagaacccccctggacaaaaccagggggttaccaattgcttccccctctttcctccccctgcacaaggggaggagaaagaggagaaaagcagagggtAGCTTGTTCGTACTTAGCCACagcaagaatcatagaatagaatcatagaatcaaccaggctggaaaagacctcagggatcaccaagtccaacctattagctaatacctaacacctcctggcaactaaaccatagctcccagtgccacatccaagcctttctttgaacacctccagggacaatgactccaccgcctccctgggcagcccattccaagaatgcaaccaaggtcagcaacagccaagcaaaggcACCAGCTAATACCTGCCAGAGTGAAGGGCTCAGAAAGAGGGACAAAGTTAGTTTACACAACTACCTCTATGTTAATTTTCAGAGCAATGTGATTAGTTAACCCTTATTGttttccctttacatccaatggggatttatttacattctaccactttctactcaatctgtggaaaattccCTAGGCACCAGCCTAAgactgtcacagcagcacaggcagaagaAAACCATCCTGCTTTCCTCACTACTAATTCAGGGAGTGATGAAGAACATGCAACAGCATTGAAAAAGAACTGCACTAGAAAAAGCCTTTGAAGGACAGCTACTCATCACCAGCAGTGcggccccagcaccctctgtCTGACTGACAGCCGTGGCAGAGCTCATGTGCATCAGCACTGTGCAAAGTCTGCTGTAAAAACctttctgctgcttccacagccCAGACTTTGGCAAATGGCCTCTCATGTTCCAGGTGTTGAGCAAAGGCTCCTCAGCTTGGCTCGGGCGTtgctctccacagagctgccaagCATCCCTGGCTCATTGGGTGGCTTGGCACAGTGCTGTTACAAGAGCaaggaatgctgctgctgctgttggaaggAGGCAGTGTCTCAGGGAAACTCTTTCATCAGCCAAACAGTAAACAAGAAGTATGGTTGTGAAGAGCTGATGGAGAAGTAGCTGCTTCCAGTAAGGATGCAGCACTGGCATTTTGGTGTTCTTTTAACAGTTCTTGTTCCTTTGTAAAGCTGAGAGCTGCAAGAAAAGCTACTGCTTTGTCCTCAGCTGGAGGTTGGGTCTATTTCTGACTCTGTCCCAAGCTACCCTTGTGGCAACACTTGTAAGGACTTGGACAGGGTAAGACCACAGCTGCCTCGGTGGTGTCTTTTGTGACTTCTTGTGGcgaggctgcacagcagctctggaacaccactggctgcagcaggagtgaCAAATAGCTGCTGGCACTGTGAATTCAACACCGTGGGCCAAGCTCTGCCCAGCGAAGGGGAAAGTTCTCTGCAGTCCCTCAGAGCAGTGAGAAGCCTTGTCACAGATTTAAGCTGATCTGAGCGTGGGAAGCCATCAGATCGTCTGGGAGTGAGTAATCTGCTTAGGGGGATGGGAATGGGAGCTCCTGCCAACTGCAGGAGTTTGTTGAGCCCAAGATTGCTTCTGGAAATACACATTTATATATGTATGGAACCACAGAGCCAtggcagtgggcagcagtgcAGATGCCACCTTGCTCCCAAGggatggagctgtggtgctcatgtcacagaatgtcaggggctggaagggacctcgaaagctcatccagtccaacccccctgccagagcagaatcacctgaacacatccaggcagattttgaatatctccagagagggagactccacaactcccctggggagcctgttccagggctctgtcaccctcacagggaaaaaattcttcctcctgtttccatggaacttcctatgcctcaacttccaccatcaTCAAATCCTGTCTGGCTGCTGACTGCCACGGGGAAATGCCTGGGCGCTGCTCCTCTGTATGCCATGGATGAAgcgtccctgggcaccacagcctcccaggaAGCCAGAGCAACGTGGTGCTACTCTTGTGTACGACAACAGCAGGTCAGTGAGGACTTTCTATAGGGTTGGAGGAgtgatttctttcttcctgtgaAAGGAAAAACGATGCAACAAGTCTAACAAGAAGGAGATGAGGATTTAAGCACAGGGGGAGTTGAGTGCGAGCAGGACAGCTGTCAAGTTTAGAGAGGAGATTAGCAGTTCATTGGAGAGATACATCAGGAAAAAGAGCTTACTCCGGGGGGGGGGCTGTTAGCTCCCTTGTGGCTGGGAAGGATTTAGAGTCTGCAAGTGTTGATGTATTGTGCCCGTTATGAGGCTTGCCATCCCAGCAGCTTTGATATGTTCCAGCTTCTCTTTAAAAAACCCCTGTGGATGTTAAAGAGACTTTCAGTTAATGTGGGAGATGTTGACAAGCTCccccaggaggctggggagtgCTCAAAAGGGTCTTTCAAAATACTAGCTTCACTGCCGCTTTCAGACGATTCTTCCCCCCTGCTCCATCCTGGAATGTCAGGGAGTGGTTTGTTTCTGACAGCACTAAAAATACATGAGGTGTCTGCTGACACAGGGAAGATatgccctgtgctggtgggactCCCAGCCTAGTGTCCATGGATCCTATCTAAAGCTCCTGGCTTAACAGATGATGCTTGTGTTTGGAAAGCTGAAGTTTATAGCACAGAGAGCTCCTTCTGTTTTGAAGATTGGAAGCAGCTGGTGGGACTAACAGGGGCGAGTTAGGGTTTCAGCAGAGGAGACAAACAGAAGTCATTAAAGCAGCGCTTCAGCCGGGAGTCTGCTGCGaggctgcagtgctgaaagCTGACTGCTTTCTTCAGTGTCTCCCTTTTCAACAGGGAGAGGTGCACAAAGGCTCCTGCTGTCTGTGCACatggttgtgctgctgaggggctcCGGGGAGGACTCCCCAGCTTTGTGAGGGgaagctggggggaggaggCCAGGCACAAGGTCTCCCAGGCTGTGGGGAACAGAGGGCTTGAGCTGGCACAAGGGTGTTGGTAAGAAATGTGATGAAATGGCTCTAGCCTGTTTTACTGGCAAAAATACCTGGGATGGAGGCTCATGGAGGTAAAAGTCAGCTGTGAAAGTGACTTTGGTTTGGGGAATCTTTATTTGAAGgtgtgcttttgcttttgttgtgtgGAAGCAGCTGCTCCTTTGAGGAGAAGGACATGTTTGACTGCAAAGGAGGCAGTGGTGGTCTCACCTTCCTCTGATctagctgagcccaggggcttATTTCTGCATAACTACCATGGTAACTGCCTCTGTACCAGGGAACTGAACTTCTCCATGGTGCAGACCACAACTTTCATACACCCTCCTGGAGCTAGGAGTGACTGTCTAGATCTGTTGTCTTCAGCTGTTTAGGAGTTAGAGGCCAGTCCtcaggcagccacagcaaatGTTTACCCTGGCAAACAGAGCTAGTGGGGCATGTCATGTGTTTTTAGCTGTCTTTTAATTTGATTCACCCATCAAGaatgcagagcagcacacagcagtagCCAGCTCTTCAAGAACATCTGCTCCAACTCTTTGCATGCAGACAACTGgaaaaagctggggggggggaaggggggaaataaaggtGGTTCCAAGAGTACAGCATTGCTTGGTGATGTTAGTCTCCACTTCATGGGTGTCAAACCAATGGATATAGTTATAGGTCCCCAGTGAAGCAGGACTAGACTGCTGGATTCGAGGTCTTGGCACCTAGTGAAACCTCCCAGCTCGCTGTGACTGCAATGGTTGCTGTTCAAGTGAGGAACTGGGCTGCAAGAACTGAGGCTGTGATCCCAGGCCTGCTCCTAGAGAACCACACAGAAACAAATAAGCTTAGTTACCTACAGGTTTTGCCAAAAGCCACCAGCTGAAAGACCTGCAAGGAAAGTATCAATATCTTATAAGCTGGGCACTGTACAACCTGGGCTTTACAGGGCATGGAGAATCAAGTAGTGAGCATGGAAGTGAAGTGCACATCATCACAGAAAGTCAGATGGGCAGCTGAAATATGGCTCTGCTTGGCTGTTGGGTGTCAAGTGACATCCTTTTCACTGCTTTATCTCTAGCAATAGCATCCTCTGCATCCCATGTTTGAACCTGAACACTCAGGAAAGCCCAAACAGTCTGACAgcatcagcctggctgtggctgtagCAGTAGGTGTGCACAGGGGCACTAATGAGGGCTGCTGAGGCAACGGCCAAGccctctccagggctgaggagaataGACTTCATGCTTTGGATACCAACtttggtgtccagagaagggcaacaaagttggtgaggggcttggaacacagccctgtgaggagagactgagggagctggggttgcttagcctggagaggaggagactcaggggtgacctcattgctctctacaactacctgaagggaggttgtagccaggtgcaggttggtctcttctcccaggcaaccagcaccagaacaagaggacacagtctcaggctgcaccaggggaggtttaggctggaggttaggaggaagttttacacagagagagtgattgcccattggaatgggctgcctggggaggtggtggggtcaccatcgctgggggtgttcaggaggagacttgacagggtgcttggtgccatgggttagttgattgggtagtgttggatgataggttgcacacgatgatcttgaaggtctcttccaaccttttctattctattctgttctgttctgttctattctattctattctattgtaaaagactgggtttttttcctctcccctggaACACTGGTCAGCTGAAGTTGAGCTGGTTTTCAGGAGGCAAATTGTTTTCTGGACACAGACCTTTTTAAATCTTCAAATTCAGAGCACTGCCAAAAGTGTTGGAAATAGTAGCTGCTAAAAAAACCAATACcccacaaaccaacccccccatcTATTACAAGAGTATTTTTACAACCAAAGTGTATCCACTCTAATTATCATGGCTGATAAGCAGCTGACACTCTCAGCTCTTCCATCATCTCTTGCAAATGCATGGAATTTAAAGGGGAATGCAAAGGTCATAGACATTCAGCCAGGGTTTTGATTTGCCCATCCCAAGTACTGCAGAACACAATCAGAGGCCAAGAATCAAATGTTTATCAGCAGCAACACGTTTTTCCTCAGGATATAGGGAACTCACATTCATAATCTCGTGGAGAACAATGTCCAAGGAGCATAAAAATTCATACATACTGTTTAGGAGAGAAATCCAGACAGCTTTTATGAAAGCTGAAAGGGTTTCTTGCTCAGGAACAAGCTGTCTTTATGCATTTTAcaggtgcagcagggaagtgcaATAAATGCTAGAAGCATTTTGGTTTCTAAATGTCAAATGGGGTTTCCTTCTCAGATCAGATTCCTGTTGAAACTGAATAACACATTCTTCAGTAAAGAGCCTGTGAACCCCAAATACCACAGGAAATGTGTTCATGTTACAGCTTTGTAGTGAATGAAATCAAACTCTGTATTGCTGGACTTGGTTATTGATGGCTATCTCTCCCTCTgcgctgccctggtgaggctgcatctggaatattgtgtccaggtctgggcccttcagttcaagaaggacctcaaggaactgctttgaagagtccagcacagagccacagaaatgatgaagggagtggaacatcttccttaggaggagagactgagggagctgagggctctgtagcttggagaggaggagcctgagaggtgacctcattcttGTTTATAAAGACGTGGAGGGTGCGTGCCAAAGggatagagccaggctctgctgggtgatgcccagtgacagcacaagaggcagtggtggaagctgaggcataggaagctccatggaaacaggaggagaaaatttttCCTTGTGAtcgtgacagaggcctggaacaggctgcccaggggggttgtggagttacCCTCCTGGGAGGTAtgcaaaacctgcctggctgtgttcctgtgtgatctgctctaggtgctcctgctctggcagggggttggactggatgatccttttgAGGTCCATTCCCTGaaatttgtgattctgtgattccccaaCTCAAGTTGAAATGACCAAGTCAAGATGGGTGTTTGGGGCCCAACAGCTCTCTGATCCACACTGAGCTGCTCATCCACAGAGGATGagcctgctgacagcagcctgcAACCTGCCCTGTGCCTCTGGAAACAGTGAGGTTGAAAGCCTGGCTCGTTGGTCTCCACTGCAGCCAGGATTTCATCCTCACAGCTTACTGTGGCTAGCAGGTTATTATCATGCAcctctgtcatagaatcatagacttggtTGGGGTTgtaagtgacctcaaggatcatctagttccaacccccctgccgtggccagggacacctcacactagagcaggttgctcacagccacatccagcctggccttaaacacctccagggatgaggcttccaccacctgcctgggcaacctgtgccagtctctcaccaccttcatgggggagaacttcttcctaacatccaatctggatctacccatttctagtcttTTTCCATGCCTCCaaatcctatcactccctgacaacctcaaaagtccctccccagctttcttgtagcccccttcagatactggaaggccacaattaggtctcctctcctctccagactgaaaagccccaactccctcagtctgtcctcatagaagagttGCTCCAGACCTCAgagtctgccccagcagctgtgccagaggtTTGTGCTGTCAGTGCCTCTTGGTGTGTCTCGCATTGCAGAGGTTTCACACATCTATGTTGGAAGTGTCGGTTGGCTTTGCCTGCATGTGATGCTGTTTCACACTTGCTTTTAACTCCAGGGTAATAAGAAACACAAACCCAGTTCAGCAAACACTTAAGTACATCCTCACCATCACAGCCTTGCTACAGCACTTGCAGTTTTTCTCAAAGGTGGCTGTTGCTGTTGGATTTCAGCAGACTACACAGCTTCTGCTGGATTTCAGCAGTCTTTAGTTTCTGctggatttcatagaatcacagaatcaataaggttggaaaaagacctcagagatcatcaaatccaacctatgacctattacctaacacctcctgacaactaaaccatggctccaagtgccacatccaagccttttttgaacacctccagggacagggactccaccacctccctgggcagcacattccaatggccactctctctttctgggaagaactttctcctcacctccagcctaaacctcccctggcacagcttgagactgtgtcctcttgttctggtgctggttgcctgggagaagagaccaacctcctcctggttacaacctccttttgagtagttgtagagagcaagaaggtctcccctgagcctcttcttctccaggctaagcaagcccagctccctcagcctctcctcacagggctgtgctccagacccctccctgaTCTTGTTGCCCCCGCTGGACATGTTCaggcatctcaatgtccttaaattgaggagcccagaactggacacagtactcagcaGACTGCAGAGTGAAGTACAGAGAGATGTTACAGTGACTTACAAAGCAGGGTAAAGTCCTGTTTGATGGATGTCAATGATGAAACTGCTGCTATTTCAAAGCAGGTGGCCAGGAGTTTCTGTAGTGCTTCTATCCTGTGCTGCCCACACTTCCTTGTAAGGTCCTGGAAGTGGAAGGCCAAGCCAATACCTCTGGGAAAAATTAGAGACTTTCTGTTTTGGACAAGTGTTTAGACTCACTGAAAAGAGCATTTCAAGCAGAATTTTGGCTAGATGCTCTGCATTCCTTTGTGTATGCctcctctcaaaaaaaaaacgaCTGCTCCAGGCTATATTTGAAAGAGGTTGATATTGCACGAGGATTTATTGCTTTCAGTTTCTGAATGGGTTCTGAACTTGAATTAGCAAAGGCTGCTGCATATTTCTCATAGCAACAAGAATTCCAGCAGAGtttctgaggtctgcctggctGATTAAATCCAGCAAAGGCTGCTGCAAAGctccaaggcagagctgagccataGCAAGGACTTGAAGACGACCACAAATCGAGTTCTGAACATTATATATTGTGTGACATTTCCCCAGgcgagctgtgtggtgcagcagacactctggagggaaaggaggccatccagagaccagccaggctggagagctgagcccatgacagcctcttgaggttcaacaagaccaagtgcaaggttctgctggtgggtcagggcaatcccaagtacaggctgggcaggggctggcttgagagc
Encoded proteins:
- the NANOS1 gene encoding nanos homolog 1; translated protein: MEAFPGGKLEQHRHLPPVECLPGARYGGRSHSACGNVFNSWNDYLGLATLITKAVRPGKGFSAEPPSVVVAAAVPPAEEEEEEEEEEEETGGAYFEGALDLHDLALCGHHHHHHHHHHHSEGLLEERFADFSPFPGRGGPAAVVLDCSGEHPGREGSPHAWGGVVVAGRLPTHPRAASRLLKPELQVCVFCRNNKEAVALYTTHILKGPDGRVLCPVLRRYTCPLCGASGDNAHTIKYCPLSKMQAAKQLKHARTVLGKKGR